A genomic window from Pecten maximus chromosome 6, xPecMax1.1, whole genome shotgun sequence includes:
- the LOC117330060 gene encoding uncharacterized threonine-rich GPI-anchored glycoprotein PJ4664.02-like, with protein MTSSFSVDNPANYFSVDNPMTSSFSVDNPANYFSVDNPMTSSSVDNPANTFSVDNPMTSFFSVDNPANYFSVDNLMTSSSVDNPADYLSVDNLMTSSSVDNPANTFSVDNPMTSSFSVDNPANYFSVDNPMTSSSVDNPANTFSIDNQMTSSSVDNPANTFSVDNQMTSSSVDNPANTFSVDNQMTSSSVDNPANTFSVDNQMTSSSVDNPANTFSVDNPMTSSSVDNPANIFSVDNPMTSSSVDNPPDYLSVDNPMTSSSVDNPANTFSVDNPMTSSSVDNPADYLSVDNPMTSSSVDNPADYLSVDNPMTSSSVDNPADYLSVDNPMTSSFSVDNPANTFFVDNPMTSSSVDNPAEYLSVDNPMTSSSVDNPADYFSVDNPMTSSSVDNPPDYLSVDNPMISSSVDNPADYLSVDNPMTSSSVDNPPDYLSVDNPMTSFSVDNPPDYLFVDNPMTSSSVDNPPDYLSVDNPKTSSSVDNPADSVSSFISLVAMIVTRQCG; from the coding sequence aTGACTTCCTCCTTCTCAGTTGATAACCCAGCCAATTActtctctgtagataatccaaTGACTTCCTCCTTCTCAGTTGATAACCCAGCCAATTActtctctgtagataatccaaTGACTTCATCCTCAGTTGATAACCCAGCCAATActttctctgtagataatccaaTGACTTCCTTCTTCTCAGTTGATAACCCAGCCAATTACttctctgtagataatctaATGACTTCATCCTCAGTTGATAATCCAGCCGATTACCTCTCCGTAGATAATCTAATGACTTCATCCTCAGTTGATAACCCAGCCAATActttctctgtagataatccaaTGACTTCCTCCTTCTCAGTTGATAACCCAGCCAATTActtctctgtagataatccaaTGACTTCATCCTCAGTTGATAACCCAGCCAATACTTTCTCTATAGATAATCAAATGACTTCATCCTCAGTTGATAACCCAGCCAATActttctctgtagataatcaAATGACTTCATCCTCAGTTGATAACCCAGCCAATActttctctgtagataatcaAATGACTTCATCCTCAGTTGATAACCCAGCCAATActttctctgtagataatcaAATGACTTCATCCTCAGTTGATAATCCAGCCAATActttctctgtagataatccaaTGACTTCATCCTCAGTTGATAACCCAGCCAATAttttctctgtagataatccaaTGACTTCATCCTCAGTTGACAATCCACCCGATTACCtctctgtagataatccaaTGACTTCATCCTCAGTTGATAACCCAGCCAATActttctctgtagataatccaaTGACTTCATCCTCTGTTGATAATCCAGCCGATTACCTCTCCGTAGATAATCCAATGACTTCATCCTCAGTTGATAATCCAGCCGATTATCTCTCCGTAGATAATCCAATGACTTCATCCTCAGTTGATAATCCAGCCGATTACCTCTCCGTAGATAATCCAATGACTTCATCCTTCTCAGTTGATAACCCAGCCAATACTTTCTTCGTAGATAATCCAATGACTTCATCCTCAGTTGATAACCCAGCCGAATACCTCTCCGTAGATAATCCAATGACTTCATCTTCAGTTGATAATCCAGCCGATTACTTCTCCGTAGATAATCCAATGACTTCATCCTCAGTTGATAATCCACCCGATTACCTCTCCGTAGATAATCCAATGATTTCATCCTCAGTTGATAATCCAGCCGATTATCtctctgtagataatccaaTGACTTCATCCTCAGTTGATAATCCACCCGATTACCTCTCCGTAGATAATCCAATGACTTCATTCTCAGTTGATAATCCACCCGATTACCTCTTCGTAGATAATCCAATGACTTCATCCTCAGTTGATAATCCACCCGATTACCTCTCCGTAGATAATCCAAAGACTTCATCTTCAGTTGATAATCCAGCCGATTCCGTCTCCTCCTTCATATCACTGGTGGCTATGATAGTAACAAGGCAGTGTGGTTGA
- the LOC117330061 gene encoding uncharacterized threonine-rich GPI-anchored glycoprotein PJ4664.02-like has protein sequence MTSSFSVDNPANYFSVDNPMTSSFSVDNPANYFSVDNPMTSSSVDNPANTFSVDNPMTSLFSVDNPANYFSVDNLMTSSSVDNPADYLSVDNLMTSSSVDNPANTFSVDNPMTSSFSVDNPANYFSVDNPMTSSSVDNPANTFSVDNPMTSSFSVDNPANYFSVDNPMTSSSVDNPANTFSIDNQMTSSSVDNPANTFSVDNQMTSSSVDNPANTFSVDNQMTSSSVDNPANTFSVDNQMTSSSVDNPANTFSVDNPMTSSSVDNPANIFSVDNPMTSSSVDNPPDYLSVDNPMTSSSVDNPANTFSVLITQPILSL, from the coding sequence aTGACTTCCTCCTTCTCAGTTGATAACCCAGCCAATTActtctctgtagataatccaaTGACTTCCTCCTTCTCAGTTGATAACCCAGCCAATTActtctctgtagataatccaaTGACTTCATCCTCAGTTGATAACCCAGCCAATActttctctgtagataatccaaTGACTTCCCTCTTCTCAGTTGATAACCCAGCCAATTACttctctgtagataatctaATGACTTCATCCTCAGTTGATAATCCAGCCGATTACCTCTCCGTAGATAATCTAATGACTTCATCCTCAGTTGATAACCCAGCCAATActttctctgtagataatccaaTGACTTCCTCCTTCTCAGTTGATAACCCAGCCAATTActtctctgtagataatccaaTGACTTCATCCTCAGTTGATAACCCAGCCAATActttctctgtagataatccaaTGACTTCCTCCTTCTCAGTTGATAACCCAGCCAATTActtctctgtagataatccaaTGACTTCATCCTCAGTTGATAACCCAGCCAATACTTTCTCTATAGATAATCAAATGACTTCATCCTCAGTTGATAACCCAGCCAATActttctctgtagataatcaAATGACTTCATCCTCAGTTGATAACCCAGCCAATActttctctgtagataatcaAATGACTTCATCCTCAGTTGATAACCCAGCCAATActttctctgtagataatcaAATGACTTCATCCTCAGTTGATAATCCAGCCAATActttctctgtagataatccaaTGACTTCATCCTCAGTTGATAACCCAGCCAATAttttctctgtagataatccaaTGACTTCATCCTCAGTTGACAATCCACCCGATTACCtctctgtagataatccaaTGACTTCATCCTCAGTTGATAACCCAGCCAATACTTTCTCTGTGTTGATAACCCAGCCAATActttctctgtag
- the LOC117330062 gene encoding uncharacterized threonine-rich GPI-anchored glycoprotein PJ4664.02-like, producing MTLSSVDNPADYLSVDNPMTSSSVDNTANTFSVDNPMTSSSVDNPANTFSVDNPMTSSSVDNPADYLSVDNPMTSSSVDNPADYLSVDNPMTSSSVDNPANTFSVDNLMTSSSVDNPANTFSVDNPMTSSSVDNPANTFSVDNLMTSSSVDNPADYLSVDNLMTSSSVDNPPDYLSVDNPMTSSSVDNPANTFSVLITQPILSL from the coding sequence ATGACTTTATCCTCAGTTGATAATCCAGCCGATTACCTCTCCGTAGATAATCCAATGACTTCATCCTCAGTTGATAACACAGCCAATActttctctgtagataatccaaTGACTTCATCCTCAGTTGATAACCCAGCCAATActttctctgtagataatccaaTGACTTCATCCTCAGTTGATAATCCAGCCGATTACCTCTCCGTAGATAATCCAATGACTTCATCCTCAGTTGATAATCCAGCCGATTACCTCTCCGTAGATAATCCAATGACTTCATCCTCAGTTGATAACCCAGCCAATActttctctgtagataatctaATGACTTCATCCTCAGTTGATAACCCAGCCAATActttctctgtagataatccaaTGACTTCATCCTCAGTTGATAATCCAGCCAATActttctctgtagataatctaATGACTTCATCCTCAGTTGATAATCCAGCCGATTACCTCTCCGTAGATAATCTAATGACTTCATCCTCAGTTGACAATCCACCCGATTACCtctctgtagataatccaaTGACTTCATCCTCAGTTGATAACCCAGCCAATACTTTCTCTGTGTTGATAACCCAGCCAATActttctctgtag